The following proteins come from a genomic window of Nicotiana tomentosiformis chromosome 12, ASM39032v3, whole genome shotgun sequence:
- the LOC138902402 gene encoding uncharacterized protein, which produces MRNYELFSMKESKPIREMMTRFTIITNELKSLGKVFTSKELVSNVLRILPASWESKVTAIQEAKELDKISLDELIASKKDESNNDELDLEMFAKFKKFMKNSKNASKRENTGKRKQIDKSSYDGCYKCNKIDHMVKNCPMCEIEWKKEIVEKEKREKNERAGPKQRQNPRQRIH; this is translated from the exons ATGAGGAATTATGAGCTTTTCTCTATGAAGGAGTCTAAACCTATTCGGGAAATGATGACTAGGTTTACTATAATAACAAATGAACTGAAGTCACTTGGAAAGGTATTCACTTCTAAAGAATTAGTTAGCAATGTTCTAAGGATTCTCCCTGCTTCATGGGAATCAAAAGTCACAGCCATCCAGGAAGCAAAAGAGTTGGATAAGATTTCACTAGATGAGTTGATT GCATCCAAAAAAGATGAGTCTAACAATGATGAATTGGACCTAGAAATGTTTGCTAAGTTCAAAAAGTTCATGAAGAACTCCAAGAATGCATCTAAGAGAGAAAACACTGGCAAACGTAAGCAGATTGACAAGTCTTCATATGATGGGTGTTACAAGTGCAACAAGATAGACCACATGGTCAAAAACTGTCCAATGTgtgaaattgaatggaagaaagaAATAGTTGAAAAagagaaaagggaaaaaaatGAAAGAGCGGGGCCTAAACAAAGGCAAAATCCTAGGCAAAGGATTCACTAA
- the LOC138902403 gene encoding uncharacterized protein, with protein sequence MHIGRPPPSDGHHYDEWKMRMEVFLRYIDFDLWIIVNHKSITPTKVDSDGNKSIKREEEYDAEDRQMIQQNSKAKDLLYKSLPRSVLYKVSSCISAHDIWRTLESDF encoded by the coding sequence ATGCACATCGGAAGACCCCCTCCATCTGATGGACATCACTATGATGAATGGAAGATGCGTATGGAAGTGTTCCTTCGGTATATTGATTTTGATCTATGGATAATCGTTAATCATAAATCAATTACACCTACCAAAGTGGATAGTGATGGAAACAAGAGTATCAAGAGAGAGGAGGAATATGATGCTGAGGATCGTCAGATGATCCAGCAAAATTCAAAGGCAAAGGATCTGCTCTATAAAAGTCTACCAAGGAGTGTTCTCTATAAAGTGTCCTCTTGCATCTCTGCTCATGATATATGGAGGACGTTGGAGTCTGATTTTTGA